The proteins below are encoded in one region of Podarcis raffonei isolate rPodRaf1 chromosome 8, rPodRaf1.pri, whole genome shotgun sequence:
- the LOC128418436 gene encoding interferon-inducible GTPase 5-like — MVEDFEVAISQGQLADAMSHVLAKPLHFFNSTPLHIAVIGEPGSGKSSFINAMLGLRADDPRAAATGIQMTTVQVKDYPHPTLPQVILWDHPGRGTPTFGEDKFDKKVDLNRFDFFIIVGSQRFRSTHSDLVREIQDMGKSFYFVRTKADLDLSAAKRQQPSDYNEKKILLHIQEDCKECLVREGVRDPQVFIVSNWEADRFDFPLLQETLKNDLLRLKRQAFLRRFPSICLPMLEKKKTTVEGKIWIRRLVLLVAFGSPVPFLLPIFLFSKFRSWCFLDFGLDDRSLAALAQRVGKTSTALKAAMQSLGIFSAILWVLPDLVGLSVMAYEYHRWEHFPIFGCLLSIGISLPRTYFMMQKCISGAADDTQRVLSKALEAEGKKSI; from the coding sequence ATGGTGGAAGACTTTGAGGTAGCCATTTCTCAGGGCCAATTGGCAGACGCTATGTCACACGTGCTGGCAAAACCACTGCACTTTTTCAACAGCACTCCGCTCCACATTGCCGTAATAGGAGAGCCCGGCTCCGGGAAGTCCTCATTCATCAATGCCATGCTGGGTCTTCGTGCCGATGACCCGCGTGCCGCTGCGACTGGCATACAGATGACGACTGTGCAAGTCAAGGATTACCCACACCCAACACTTCCACAAGTGATCCTTTGGGACCACCCTGGAAGGGGAACGCCAACCTTTGGAGAGGACAAATTTGACAAGAAGGTCGATTTGAATCGCTTTGATTTCTTCATCATCGTTGGCTCCCAGCGCTTCCGCTCCACCCATTCTGACCTGGTCCGTGAGATCCAAGATATGGGCAAGAGCTTCTACTTTGTGCGCACCAAAGCAGACCTGGACCTGTCGGCCGCCAAGAGGCAACAGCCATCTGACTACAATGAGAAGAAGATCCTCTTGCACATCCAGGAGGACTGCAAAGAGTGCTTGGTAAGAGAAGGAGTGAGGGACCCACAAGTCTTCATCGTCTCCAACTGGGAAGCCGACCGCTTTGACTTCCCCCTCCTGCAGGAAACGCTGAAGAACGATCTCTTGCGGCTGAAGAGGCAAGCCTTTCTGCGCCGCTTCCCTAGCATCTGCCTGCCTATgttagagaaaaagaaaaccactgtGGAGGGGAAGATTTGGATCAGAAGGCTTGTTCTGCTGGTCGCTTTTGGAAGCCcagttcccttccttctccccataTTTCTGTTTAGTAAGTTCCGCTCCTGGTGCTTCCTGGACTTTGGCCTGGACGATCGATCCCTTGCAGCTCTGGCCCAGCGTGTTGGAAAGACAAGCACAGCCCTTAAAGCAGCAATGCAGTCACTGGGAATCTTCTCTGCCATTTTATGGGTGCTGCCCGACTTGGTGGGACTCTCAGTGATGGCTTATGAATATCACCGCTGGGAGCATTTCCCCATCTTTGGCTGTCTTCTGTCCATTGGGATTTCGCTTCCTCGCACCTACTTCATGATGCAGAAATGCATATCGGGtgctgctgatgacacccagaggGTTCTGTCCAAAGCTCTTGAGGCAGAGGGGAAAAAGTCCATTTAG
- the LOC128418415 gene encoding interferon-inducible GTPase 5-like isoform X1 gives MNSYAENLSLFSESIQAILKNIDVNFDPKTPFNIAIKIYERFMEAFSDGGMKEAAFEVKEELEELENTELHIAITGETGSGKSSLINALRGLKAEDDGAAPVGVTEMTLDPKSYLHPNYPKIKFWDLPGIGSPHFSPDSYLKKVDFQRYDFFIIVGSERFRYNLINLAQAIQKMEKKCYFVRSKVDSDLSNMERSYPDTFNAEEVLEMMRDDFKKQLEKCYRNTIPQVFLISSWDLGKYDFPRLVETLEKDLPSLKRLAFLLSLPMFSPEFTEKKKSALKSHLWKISLASAGINAIPLPRIPLACDAALLLGSMVAFYKMFELDDGSLARRARLARKPVEELEAVMKSPQMIEINIDLVIKLITNCAKELFPPSVVRSLVAAGVSFATTYWMLSSFLDNLAEDADRVRKKALEPIALGRAPFPRPEECEDRLSPYEPTRTQRASSEALLHVAPTQEMQEECEDRLSPYEPTSTQRPSSEAFLHVAPTQEMQEECGDCLSPYEPTSTQRPSSEALLHVAPTQEMQEECGDCLSPYEPTSTQRPSSEALLHVAPTQEMQEECGDCLSPYEPTSTQRPSSKALLHVAPTQEIQRVATQERAFSSFGRLTSDVLLNVLCGWGIIGLFLFLFLLRILCLLFCIFMSFILADSGSYDLVKI, from the coding sequence ATGAATTCATATGCAGAAAATCTTTCATTGTTCTCTGAGAGTATCCAGGCTATATTGAAAAATATAGACGTGAATTTCGACCCCAAGACACCTTTCAATATAGCAATCAAGATATATGAGAGGTTTATGGAGGCTTTCAGTGATGGTGGAATGAAGGAAGCAGCTTTTGAGGTAAAAGAGGAGCTGGAGGAGTTGGAAAACACTGAGCTTCACATTGCCATCACTGGAGAGACGGGCTCTGGGAAATCATCCCTCATCAATGCTCTCCGAGGCCTGAAGGCAGAAGATGATGGTGCCGCCCCTGTAGGAGTGACAGAAATGACACTAGATCCAAAGTCTTATCTGCATCCTAACTATCCCAAAATAAAATTCTGGGACCTGCCAGGAATTGGATCCCCACATTTTTCACCAGACAGTTACCTTAAGAAGGTGGATTTCCAACGGTATGACTTCTTTATCATTGTTGGCTCAGAGAGATTCCGATACAACCTCATTAACCTAGCTCAGGCGATCCAGAAGATGGAGAAGAAGTGTTATTTTGTGCGCTCCAAAGTAGATTCAGATCTATCCAACATGGAAAGGTCTTACCCAGATACCTTCAATGCAGAGGAAGTCCTTGAAATGATGAGGGATGACTTCAAGAAGCAGCTTGAGAAGTGCTACAGGAACACCATCCCTCAAGTCTTTTTGATCTCCTCCTGGGACCTTGGCAAGTATGACTTCCCCCGACTGGTGGAGACCTTGGAGAAAGATCTGCCCAGCCTGAAGAGACTTGCATTCCTGCTCAGCCTTCCCATGTTTTCCCCTGAATTCACAGAAAAGAAGAAATCTGCGCTGAAGAGCCACCTGTGGAAAATATCCCTGGCGTCTGCTGGCATCAATGCTATTCCCCTTCCACGCATTCCTCTGGCTTGTGATGCTGCCCTCTTGCTTGGGTCCATGGTTGCCTTCTACAAGATGTTTGAGCTGGATGATGGCTCCTTAGCTAGGCGGGCCAGATTGGCCAGGAAGCCTGTTGAAGAACTGGAGGCCGTGATGAAGTCTCCTCAGATGATAGAAATTAACATTGATCTGGTTATAAAGCTAATAACCAATTGTGCAAAAGAATTATTCCCGCCTTCCGTAGTTAGAAGCTTGGTAGCAGCAGGGGTGTCTTTTGCCACCACTTATTGGATGCTGTCGAGCTTCCTGGATAATCTAGCTGAGGATGCTGATAGGGTTCGAAAGAAAGCCCTGGAACCCATAGCCCTAGGCAGAGCACCTTTCCCAAGACCAGAAGAGTGTGAGGACCGCCTCTCTCCGTATGAACCTACCAGGACTCAGAGAGCATCTtccgaggccctccttcatgtggcTCCTACACAAGAGATGCAGGAAGAGTGTGAGGACCGCCTCTCTCCGTATGAACCTACCTCGACTCAGAGACCCTCTTCCGAGGCCTTCCTTCATGTGGCTCCTACACAAGAGATGCAGGAAGAGTGTggggactgcctctctccatatgaacctacctcaACTCAGAGACCCTCTtccgaggccctccttcatgtggcTCCTACACAAGAGATGCAGGAAGAGTGTggggactgcctctctccatatgaacctacctcgACTCAGAGACCCTCTtccgaggccctccttcatgtggcTCCTACACAAGAGATGCAGGAAGAGTGTggggactgcctctctccatatgaacctacctcgACTCAGAGACCATCTTCcaaggccctccttcatgtggcTCCTACACAagagatccagagggtggcaacacaagaacgggcttTCTCTTCCTTTGGCAGATTGACATccgatgtccttttaaatgtgttgtgtgggTGGGGGATAATTGgcttatttttgttcttgtttttattacgtattttgtgtcttttattttgtatttttatgtcttTTATCCTTGCTGATTCAGGCAGTTATGATTTAGTTAAGATTTAG